The proteins below are encoded in one region of Deinococcus seoulensis:
- a CDS encoding M17 family metallopeptidase has protein sequence MPLVQKLERPDLTLSFVAVDDADRVTRDLKPGEVRLRARRDSHDEAAALAPASADEAREVGAALTRLARDLRAASVQVAATPHAAALAGAALSAAWQDARYRAPADRPELTLALDDLSSADAARLTGLHAGVTFARTLTSAPANVMNPATLAREARTLETLGLDVDVWDGPDITARGMGLLAAVAAGSTHGPRLIRVTIPARGEATHTLALVGKGITFDTGGYSMKPPAGMYGMKNDMGGAAAVLGAMRALADLRAHIPEGTEVRAYVAAAENMVGPDAMRPGDIYRAANGLNVEVTNTDAEGRLVLADTLTVACQEGATELVDLATLTGVKISALGNDIAALFSSDPGLTDRLKAAAQAAGELVWELPLHQPYLKAFRKGTLADLKNSDMQPAGGSIKAALFLQQFVTRPWAHLDIAGNAARDENATGWGVGTLVEYVLAR, from the coding sequence ATGCCCCTTGTTCAGAAGCTGGAACGCCCCGACCTGACCCTCTCGTTCGTGGCGGTGGACGACGCCGACCGCGTGACCCGCGACCTGAAGCCCGGCGAGGTGCGCCTGCGTGCCCGCCGCGACTCGCACGACGAGGCTGCCGCCCTGGCCCCCGCCAGCGCCGACGAGGCCCGCGAGGTCGGCGCCGCCCTGACCCGACTGGCCCGCGACCTGCGCGCCGCGTCCGTGCAGGTCGCCGCGACCCCGCACGCCGCCGCGCTGGCCGGGGCCGCCCTGAGCGCCGCGTGGCAGGACGCCCGTTACCGCGCTCCGGCAGACCGCCCGGAACTGACCCTGGCCCTCGACGACCTGAGCAGCGCGGACGCCGCGCGCTTGACCGGCCTGCACGCCGGCGTGACGTTCGCCCGCACCCTGACCAGCGCGCCCGCGAACGTCATGAATCCCGCCACGCTGGCCCGCGAGGCCCGCACCCTGGAAACCCTGGGCCTGGACGTGGACGTCTGGGACGGCCCGGACATCACGGCGCGCGGCATGGGCCTGCTGGCCGCCGTCGCCGCCGGGAGCACGCACGGCCCGCGCCTGATCCGCGTGACCATCCCCGCGCGCGGCGAGGCGACGCACACCCTGGCGCTGGTCGGGAAGGGCATCACCTTCGATACCGGCGGGTACTCCATGAAACCCCCGGCCGGGATGTACGGCATGAAGAACGACATGGGCGGCGCGGCCGCCGTGCTGGGCGCCATGCGCGCCCTGGCGGACCTGCGCGCCCACATCCCAGAAGGCACCGAGGTCCGCGCGTACGTGGCCGCCGCCGAGAACATGGTCGGCCCGGACGCCATGCGCCCCGGCGACATCTACCGCGCCGCGAACGGCCTGAACGTCGAGGTCACGAACACCGACGCCGAGGGCCGCCTCGTGCTGGCCGACACCCTGACCGTCGCCTGCCAGGAAGGCGCGACCGAACTCGTGGACCTCGCCACCCTGACCGGCGTGAAGATCAGCGCGCTGGGCAACGACATCGCCGCGCTGTTCAGCAGCGACCCCGGCCTGACCGACCGCCTGAAGGCGGCCGCGCAGGCCGCCGGGGAACTCGTGTGGGAACTCCCGCTGCACCAGCCGTACCTGAAGGCCTTCCGGAAGGGCACGCTGGCCGACCTGAAGAACAGCGACATGCAACCGGCGGGCGGCAGCATCAAGGCCGCGCTGTTCCTTCAGCAGTTCGTCACCCGCCCCTGGGCGCACCTGGACATCGCCGGGAACGCCGCCCGCGACGAGAACGCCACCGGCTGGGGCGTGGGCACCCTCGTGGAGTACGTGCTGGCCCGCTGA
- a CDS encoding Asp23/Gls24 family envelope stress response protein, which produces MTGSIQITEAALASLIGLTAHEIPGVVGMAPANLKEGISRVLGRANVSDGVVISREGTRFAADLYVVVAYGVSIPTVARNIVERVEHTLKTQAGTELTAIRVHAVGVQRV; this is translated from the coding sequence GTGACTGGCTCTATTCAAATTACCGAGGCGGCCCTCGCCTCGCTTATCGGGCTGACCGCCCACGAGATTCCGGGCGTGGTGGGCATGGCCCCCGCGAACCTGAAAGAAGGCATCAGCCGCGTGCTGGGGCGCGCGAACGTCAGTGACGGCGTCGTGATCAGCCGCGAAGGCACCCGGTTCGCGGCGGACCTGTACGTGGTCGTCGCGTACGGCGTCAGCATTCCCACGGTCGCGCGCAATATCGTGGAACGCGTGGAACACACCCTGAAAACCCAGGCGGGCACCGAACTGACCGCCATCCGCGTGCATGCCGTCGGGGTGCAGCGTGTCTGA
- a CDS encoding DAK2 domain-containing protein produces the protein MLRYATDWLGVYREQVNALNVYPVPDGDTGTNMHLTMQSVRRELDTCDENSMPGVARAISYGALLGARGNSGVILSQLLKGFADTIKDTREVDTATLTRAFQAAQKTGYGAVMKPVEGTILTVARGVAEGAALPRETDTAEGVLEQALFRGQELLDQTPDMLPALKQAGVIDSGGQGYLYLVQGMLAALRGEALPPAPEITSYAQEQFENEEFGFCTEFLMSHATAPIEEIRELVSPFGDSLLVVGAEGYVKGHIHTNQPDELLATVGRHGKMLKTKVEDMSEQHTEILGMAGASARAEEEIPPSGLVAVANGYGLVKLFRSFGARIVSGGQTANPSVQDIVDAVRSVSAEQVIILPNNKNVLMAAEKAMELMEGRAVVIPTRTLGQGIGAALNFSADVPAADLVDGMTDAARAVTTFEVTRASRTTNITVKDGRTLDIAEGDVIGLIDDELTQSGGTPEDSVMEMLNRHYSGQEIVTVFGGPQTTQEDLDALSAKISAAFPMVEVEAHAGGPDLYDYLVTLE, from the coding sequence ATGCTGCGTTACGCCACCGACTGGCTCGGCGTGTACCGCGAGCAGGTGAACGCCCTGAACGTCTACCCCGTCCCGGACGGCGACACCGGCACGAACATGCACCTGACCATGCAGTCCGTGCGGCGCGAACTGGACACCTGCGACGAGAACTCCATGCCCGGCGTGGCGCGAGCCATCAGTTACGGCGCGCTGCTCGGCGCGCGCGGCAACAGCGGCGTGATCCTCTCGCAGCTGCTCAAGGGCTTCGCGGATACCATCAAGGACACGCGGGAAGTCGATACCGCCACCCTGACGCGCGCGTTCCAGGCGGCGCAGAAGACCGGGTACGGCGCGGTCATGAAACCCGTCGAGGGCACCATCCTGACCGTCGCGCGCGGCGTGGCCGAGGGAGCCGCGCTGCCCCGCGAGACCGACACTGCCGAGGGCGTGCTGGAACAGGCGCTGTTCCGCGGGCAGGAACTGCTGGACCAGACGCCCGACATGCTGCCCGCGCTGAAGCAGGCGGGCGTGATCGACAGCGGCGGCCAGGGGTACCTGTACCTCGTGCAGGGCATGCTGGCCGCGCTGCGCGGCGAGGCGCTGCCCCCCGCCCCCGAGATCACCAGTTACGCGCAGGAGCAGTTCGAGAACGAGGAATTCGGGTTCTGCACCGAGTTCCTGATGAGCCACGCCACCGCGCCCATCGAGGAAATCCGTGAACTGGTCAGCCCGTTCGGGGACAGCCTGCTGGTCGTGGGCGCCGAAGGGTACGTCAAGGGCCACATTCACACCAACCAGCCCGACGAACTGCTCGCCACGGTCGGCCGTCACGGCAAGATGCTCAAAACCAAGGTCGAGGACATGAGCGAGCAGCACACCGAGATCCTCGGCATGGCCGGAGCGTCCGCCCGCGCCGAGGAGGAAATCCCGCCCAGCGGACTGGTCGCCGTGGCGAACGGGTACGGCCTCGTGAAACTGTTCCGGTCGTTCGGGGCGCGCATCGTGTCCGGCGGGCAGACCGCCAACCCCAGCGTGCAGGACATCGTGGACGCCGTGCGGAGCGTCAGCGCCGAGCAGGTCATCATCCTCCCGAACAACAAGAACGTCCTGATGGCCGCCGAGAAAGCCATGGAACTCATGGAAGGCCGCGCCGTCGTGATCCCCACCCGCACGCTCGGGCAGGGCATCGGGGCCGCCCTGAACTTCAGCGCGGACGTGCCCGCCGCCGACCTCGTGGACGGCATGACCGACGCGGCGCGCGCCGTCACGACCTTCGAGGTCACGCGCGCCAGCCGCACCACCAACATCACCGTGAAAGACGGCCGCACCCTGGACATCGCCGAGGGCGACGTGATCGGCCTGATCGACGACGAACTCACCCAGAGCGGCGGCACCCCCGAGGACAGCGTCATGGAGATGCTCAACCGCCACTACTCCGGGCAGGAGATCGTCACGGTCTTCGGCGGTCCCCAGACCACCCAGGAGGACCTGGACGCCCTGAGCGCGAAGATCAGCGCCGCGTTCCCGATGGTCGAGGTCGAAGCGCACGCCGGTGGCCCCGACCTGTACGACTACCTCGTCACGCTGGAGTGA
- a CDS encoding VWD domain-containing protein, with protein MLNTRKGLRAVVGGLVTLTLLGAAGAQGLMAQGTVNPLQPVLNPNVLRAVLGPPLLVLPDDGAVTLVWPGDARAAGYDVYQGGQKLTAQPLRTGKAGGPMSFRVKGLKNGQRYDFRVVALGDPKLAAAMSPAPASGGPLVCARYPVQGTDMGVQSQNVRVGGAATAPMTVTVNGMNLAASGGGLYQGTLPAPVAVGAPLNLLTRVGECLVFASDVVPEAPALTAPAAGGSLAASAALPVSWTSASNPQRFVVSATWVTGGAGHAWRSGDLPGSARSFSIPAGALPAGQTVKVRVYAYNDGTFVGSFTPDSRMAIRNGNEAGRDVTVQAAAPNPPAVSWGDPHLITLDQTALEFQAVGEFDLTQATTDGFRVQARQRPWGSSRVVSVNTAVATRMNGQKVGVYAGMIPALRIGEAGVRTDVPAGGLDLGGGHRVTQSGNVYTLEFPGGERLAITNNGGYLDARLTLPDARRGRVRGVWGNFDGVTTNDLTTRGGAALSSPVTPADLYGTFGNSWRVPSAAESLFVYDTGERFGGFDDPAFPSAPVVVPASAAAGAEATCRAAGVTDPLLLDRCVTDVALTGNARFAASSADTQPARDQVRLALPDLTVTAFSAAYSGTCAGGAPLVNARVTVRNVGAAPSPARSDVGLAQVVDTRDETLSAGYRGNGVGLPALAPGENVTVTVPVYYPTAQPTTAPGAHTYAARVNFGAYFPEASTANNRFTSTQTVTVPAGDCR; from the coding sequence ATGCTGAACACGCGAAAGGGACTGAGGGCCGTGGTGGGTGGGCTGGTCACGTTGACGCTGCTGGGTGCGGCGGGCGCGCAGGGTCTGATGGCGCAGGGGACGGTCAATCCGCTGCAGCCGGTGCTGAACCCGAACGTGCTGCGCGCCGTGCTGGGGCCGCCACTGCTGGTGCTGCCGGACGACGGCGCGGTGACGCTGGTATGGCCCGGTGACGCGCGGGCGGCCGGGTACGACGTGTACCAGGGTGGGCAGAAGCTGACCGCGCAGCCCCTGCGGACCGGCAAGGCGGGCGGGCCGATGTCGTTCCGGGTGAAGGGCCTGAAGAACGGGCAGCGGTACGACTTCCGGGTGGTGGCGCTGGGTGATCCGAAACTGGCGGCAGCGATGTCCCCGGCTCCGGCGTCCGGCGGGCCGCTGGTGTGCGCGCGCTACCCGGTGCAGGGCACGGACATGGGCGTGCAGTCGCAGAACGTGCGGGTGGGCGGCGCGGCGACCGCGCCCATGACCGTGACCGTGAACGGCATGAACCTCGCCGCGTCGGGTGGCGGGCTGTACCAGGGCACCCTCCCGGCTCCCGTGGCGGTGGGTGCGCCGCTGAACCTGCTGACGCGGGTGGGCGAGTGCCTGGTGTTCGCGTCGGACGTCGTGCCGGAAGCGCCCGCCCTGACGGCCCCGGCGGCGGGCGGTAGCCTCGCGGCGTCGGCGGCGCTGCCGGTCTCGTGGACGTCCGCCAGCAACCCGCAGCGGTTCGTGGTGTCCGCCACCTGGGTGACGGGCGGGGCGGGGCACGCGTGGCGGTCCGGGGACCTGCCCGGCTCGGCGCGCAGCTTCAGCATCCCCGCGGGCGCGCTCCCGGCGGGGCAGACCGTGAAGGTCCGGGTGTACGCGTACAACGACGGGACGTTCGTGGGGAGCTTCACGCCGGACTCGCGCATGGCGATCCGGAACGGGAACGAGGCCGGGCGGGACGTGACGGTGCAGGCCGCCGCGCCGAACCCCCCGGCGGTCAGCTGGGGCGACCCGCACCTGATCACGCTGGACCAGACGGCCCTGGAATTCCAGGCGGTCGGGGAGTTCGACCTGACGCAGGCCACCACGGACGGGTTCCGCGTGCAGGCCCGCCAGCGCCCCTGGGGCAGCAGCCGCGTCGTCAGCGTGAACACGGCGGTCGCCACCCGCATGAACGGGCAGAAGGTCGGCGTGTACGCCGGAATGATTCCCGCGCTGCGGATCGGCGAGGCGGGCGTGCGCACGGACGTGCCCGCCGGGGGCCTGGACCTGGGCGGCGGGCACCGCGTCACGCAGAGCGGGAACGTGTACACCCTGGAGTTCCCTGGGGGGGAGCGGCTGGCCATCACCAACAACGGCGGGTACCTGGACGCCCGCCTGACCCTCCCGGACGCCCGGCGCGGACGGGTGCGGGGCGTGTGGGGGAACTTCGACGGCGTGACCACCAACGACCTGACCACGCGCGGCGGCGCGGCCCTGAGCAGCCCCGTGACGCCCGCCGACCTGTACGGCACCTTCGGGAACTCGTGGCGGGTGCCGAGCGCCGCCGAGTCGCTGTTCGTGTACGACACCGGCGAACGCTTCGGAGGGTTCGACGATCCGGCCTTCCCGTCCGCGCCAGTGGTTGTCCCGGCCAGCGCCGCAGCCGGGGCCGAGGCGACCTGCCGCGCAGCGGGCGTCACCGATCCGCTGCTGCTGGACCGCTGCGTGACCGACGTGGCCCTGACCGGCAACGCGCGCTTCGCGGCGAGCAGCGCCGATACGCAACCGGCCCGCGATCAGGTGCGCCTCGCCCTGCCGGACCTGACCGTCACCGCGTTCAGCGCCGCGTACAGCGGCACCTGCGCGGGCGGCGCGCCCCTCGTGAACGCCCGCGTGACCGTCCGGAACGTCGGCGCGGCCCCCAGCCCCGCCCGCAGCGACGTGGGCCTCGCGCAGGTCGTGGACACCCGCGACGAGACCCTGAGCGCCGGGTACCGCGGCAACGGCGTGGGCCTCCCCGCCCTGGCGCCCGGCGAGAACGTGACCGTCACGGTCCCCGTGTATTACCCCACTGCGCAGCCCACCACGGCGCCCGGCGCGCACACCTACGCCGCCCGCGTGAACTTCGGCGCGTACTTCCCGGAAGCCAGCACCGCCAACAACCGCTTCACGAGCACGCAGACCGTGACCGTGCCCGCCGGGGACTGCCGCTGA
- a CDS encoding acetamidase/formamidase family protein has product MTHHLGTGNIHTVWDGTLAPALTIDSGDTVTLDTLDASDGGVARRVAGGELNAPDDLRALIVADAHPERPGPRGHPLTGPVHVRGAQPGDALRIEILDVRTAAWGWTGCRPDGIGLLDAALAAEGLTPYTHFWDLRAGTHTDFLPGIRLPLAPFPGVIGVAPGAPGPHPTAPPRQVGGNMDIRQLVTGSTLWLPVEVPGALLSCGDLHGAQGDGEVSGTGIETAGQLTLRVHVEPQAGITTPEFATPTSGGHSRAWHATTGHHPDLMTAARTALRATLRRLQARGLSLEDAYVLASACVDLKISQIVDAPNYTVSAFLPLDIFGEAEG; this is encoded by the coding sequence ATGACCCACCACCTCGGCACTGGCAACATTCACACCGTCTGGGACGGCACCCTGGCACCCGCGCTGACCATCGACAGCGGCGATACCGTCACGCTGGACACCCTGGACGCCTCGGACGGCGGCGTGGCCCGGCGGGTCGCGGGCGGGGAACTGAACGCCCCGGACGACCTGCGCGCCCTGATCGTCGCGGACGCCCACCCGGAACGCCCCGGCCCGCGCGGGCACCCGCTGACCGGTCCCGTGCACGTGCGCGGCGCGCAGCCCGGCGACGCCCTGCGCATCGAGATCCTGGACGTGAGAACCGCCGCGTGGGGCTGGACCGGCTGCCGCCCCGACGGCATCGGGCTGCTCGACGCGGCGCTGGCCGCCGAGGGCCTGACCCCCTACACGCACTTCTGGGACCTGCGCGCCGGCACGCACACCGACTTCCTGCCCGGCATCCGCCTGCCGCTCGCGCCGTTCCCCGGCGTGATCGGCGTGGCGCCCGGCGCGCCCGGCCCGCACCCCACCGCGCCGCCCCGGCAGGTGGGCGGGAACATGGACATCCGGCAACTCGTGACCGGCAGCACCCTCTGGCTCCCGGTCGAGGTGCCGGGCGCGCTCCTGTCGTGCGGGGACCTGCACGGCGCGCAGGGGGACGGCGAGGTCAGCGGCACCGGCATCGAGACGGCCGGGCAACTGACCCTGCGTGTCCACGTCGAACCGCAGGCCGGAATCACCACCCCTGAGTTCGCCACGCCCACCAGCGGCGGCCACAGCCGCGCGTGGCACGCCACCACCGGCCACCACCCGGACCTGATGACCGCCGCCCGCACCGCCCTGCGCGCCACGCTACGCCGCCTGCAAGCGCGCGGCCTGAGCCTGGAAGACGCCTACGTCCTCGCCAGCGCCTGCGTGGACCTCAAGATCAGCCAGATCGTGGACGCCCCCAACTACACCGTCAGTGCCTTCCTGCCACTGGACATCTTTGGGGAGGCGGAAGGCTGA